The genomic interval ATGATCAATCCACGAACGGTTCGACGATTGTGCGCTTGCCGAGCATGAAGGCGTCGGCGACGAGACGGAACGGCGAAAGGTCGACGTCGGCGGCACCGGTCGCCGCAAGTTCGACAAAACGATGATAGAGCTCGCGATACTCAGCGTCCGGTGCCTCGGACAAGACCTTGCCGTCCACCGCCATCCGCCTGCCGCCACCGGACAGTGTCATGCGGCCGCCGTCGGTCTCCACAATGACGTCCCAGCTTTGCGGACCGGTCTGGCGGAAGTCGAATTCGGCCGTGATCGGCAAACCGGTCGCGTCGGCCAGCGTCAGGTCCGCCGCGATCGGCGCCTCGCAATTGGAAGGAAATGACAGCGTCGCCGCCGTGACGAATACCGGACGCGGCATGATCCTGGTCAGGATCGAGAGCGCGTTGATGCCGGGGTCGAACACGCCGAGCCCGCCCGGCTGCCAGATCCAGGTTTGCCCGGGATGCCAGACGCGGACATCTTCTTTCCAGCTGATGTGCACGGACGAAATGCGGCGCGCGGCAAGCCACTCCCGCGCCGGCTCGACCGCGGGCGCGTAGCGCGAATGCCAGGTCGCAAACAGCGTTCGCTTGGAACGCTCGGCCTGCGCAATCAGCGGATCGAGCTCGCTGACGCTGACGCCGGGCGGCTTCTCCAGCATCACATGCTTGCCGGCGGCGAGCGCGCTGGCTGCCTGCGCGCGGCGCACCTGCGGCGGCGTGCACAGCGAAACCGCGTCGATCGGCGGGCCCTTGCTCAGGAGTTCTTCGATGGTCGCAAAATGCGGCAGGTCCGGCAGCGAGGCGTTGCGGCTCGCGATCGCCGCAAGCGTGGCGCCCGGCGTCGCAGCAATCGCCGCGACATGCTGGTCGCGCGCGATCTTGCCAAAACCGACGATGGCTATGCGAAGCTCGGTCACGACGGATCTCCGGAGTCTGCGGCCATGGCTGCTTCGATCATCGTGCCCTCATGCCGGCTCATACCGTTGTGAATGACGAACACCATCGCTTGGAACGCCGCTTCGGTGTCGCCGGCCGCGATGGCATCGACGATCTTCTGATGCCAGAGCAGCACGGTCTCGCGGTCTTCCGGCTCGACGGGAGCGCTGAGCAGGAACGACGCCCGCAGGGCGGCCTCGATGACGTGGCCGATCGAGCGCATGAAAAGATTGCCTGACGCGCGCGCCACGCCAACATGAAGCGCAAGGTCGGCGTCGGCGAAGTCGGCGGAGTCGGAGGCTTCCTTGCGCATCCGATCCATGCTGCGCCTGAGCTCCGCGATATCCTCCTCCGAGCGCTGCATGGCCGCGAGCGCGGCCGCGCGCGGCTCGACCGCGAGCCGGATCTCGGCGAGGTCGTCAAGGAAGCGCTTGTCGATGCCGGCATCGAGATGCCAGGCCAGCACATCGGCGTCGAACATGTTCCAGGCGACGCGCTCGCGCACCACCGTGCCGACCCGGGCTTTGGTCGAGAGCAGGCCCTTTGCGACCAGCGTCTTCACGCTTTCGCGCAGCACCGGCCGCGAGACGCCGAACATCGCGGTCAATTCGGTATCGCCCGGCAACCGCGTTCCTTCGGCATAGCGGCCGGCGATGATGTCGATACCGATTGATCGGGCGACTTCGGCGTGATTGGAATGCGCACGCCGCGTCGGAATGACCACGATACGCGAGGCCATAGTGCTGCTCTCCCCCTCCGGCAAGCGCAATTGATCGCTGTCAGGACGGGTCAGGCGGCGGTAGGCTGGCGCGAGGGATATTGGGTCATGAGGTGCGTCTCCCGGATCTTCTTTGGCGCCAATCAGTATCATGGCACCTACTAGCCGCCTCTTCGGGCAGTCGGACGCACTATTTCACGGAATTTCGGCGACGACTAGTCATATTATCTGACTATTTCGCGATTCCCCTCATTTGGGCCGTTTTCTACTTTGCATGGGGTTGTTTCGCAGGACAGGGATCGGGCCGGCCGACCATGCGGCCGGCCGCCTTGCTTGCCCCGCGGCTAGATGACTTTCCGCTGCGCAAGGCTCTTCATCAGCGCACCGATGCCGAAGCTCCATGGCTCGCATTCGTCACTGGTGCGCATGCGGTTGATCAGCTTGCCGAGTTGAGGCGCCGAAATCGTGACGATGTCATCGCGCTTGTGGGTGAAGCCCTGCCCCGGCGCGTCGCGATCCTCGACCGGCGCGAACATGGTGCCGAGGAACAGGACAAAGCCGTCAGGATATTGATGCACCGTCCCAATGGTCTGCGCGACGAGGTCGGTCGGATCGCGGCTGATCTTGCTGATCGAGGAGTTGCCGTTGAGGACGAAGCCGTCCTGCCCCTTCACGTTGAGACTGATGTCGAGCTTGCGCGCGTCGTCGAGGGTGAACGTGTCGTCGAACAGGCGCAGCAGCGGGCCGATGGCGCAGGAGGCGTTGTTGTCCTTGGCCTTCGACAGCAGCAGCGCCGAGCGTCCCTCGAAGTCGCGCAGGTTGACATCATTGCCGAGCGCGCCGCCGACGATTTTGCCGCGGCTGGAGACGAACAGCACCAGCTCCGGCTCGGGATTGTTCCAGGTCGATTTCGGATGCAGCCCGGCGTCCATGCCGGTCCCGACCGAGGACATCGTCGGCGCCTTGGTGAAGACCTCGGCGTCGGGGCCGATGCCGACCTCCAGATACTGGCTCCAGGCGTTCTGCTCGATCAGCACCTGCTTCAGTCGCATCGCCTGGTCGGAGCCCGGCTTGAGTTTTGACAGATCGTCGCCGATGAGCCGCGTCACTTCCTTCCGGATCGCCTCGGCTGAAGCCGGATTTCCCTTGGCCTTCTCCTCGATCACCCGCTCCAGCATCGAGACGGCAAAAGTGACGCCGGCCGCCTTCAGCGTCTGAAGATCGACCGGGGCGAGCAGCCACGGTTTTTGCCGGTCGCGATGGTCGGGCGGCGTATTCGCCGCAATCGCCTCGAGATCGCCGATCCGCTCGCCCTTGGTCTCGCCCAGCGCCTTTGCGGGATTGTCCTCCTCGCAGAGCGCGCTGATGGTCGGAAACCGCGCGGTGACGTCGAACACGCCGTCGCCGCGCACGGCGACTACGGCCGGACCGTTGGCCTGCGGCAACCAGACGCGCCCCGCCAATGTCCCCTTCGTCCCGTCCTCGGGCAGAAGCTCTTTTGCCGTCAGTGCCGCTTCCGACTTCATCGCATCGGTCCTTTTTCCAGTCTCGTGATCGCCAATCATTGCGGCGTTAGCCGCCGCGACACCAAGAACACCATTTGAAGGACTAGCGCTACTGGCAGAACTGCAATTCGACCACGCCGCGCGCAACACCCTATTGCACCGCGGAACCATTTGCGACGCAACATTCAAAATGAGACTGCCCGTTAAGCCGCACGGGCCTGCGACGCGTGCGCTGCATTCGAGTTCGGTTAGCCTCCTCTCCAAGAGCCGTGCCTCGCGAGCGAGCCGCCAAAAGGCCGCGCCCGCGCGGTCGCGGCGAACAATGTGCGACACAGGGAGGAGAGCAATGTTGAAAGGCAGTGTAGGACTTATCGCGTTGAGCAGCCTGTTTCTTGCAGGGTCCGCTATCGCGCAGGAGAAGATCAAGGTCGGCGTCACCGCGACGCTCGAAGGCACCTATACCGTGCTCGGCGAGGACGGCATCCGCGGCCACCAGACTGCACTCAACGTGCTCGGCAAGAAGATCGGCGACAAGGAACTCGAGTTCGTCATCGCGTCCACGGACGCAACGCCCGACTCCGCCGTCCGCGCCGTGCGCAAGCTGATCGAGCAGGACAAGGTGCAGATCCTGCTGTCGCCGCTATCCGGCGACGAAGGCATCGCGGTGAAGAACTTTGCAAAAACCCATCCCGAGTTGACCTTCATCAACGCGGCCTCCGGCGCCCAGGAAACGACCTATGTCGATCCTGCGCCGAATTTCTTCCGCTACAACATGGACGGCGCCCAGTGGCAGGTGGGCCTCGGCAAATACGCCTACGACGAAAAGAAGTATCGCAAGATCGCGACCGTCGGCGAAGACTATTCCTTCATCTACACCCAGGTGTTCGGCCTCGTGCTCGAATTCTGCGGCGCCGGCGGACAGGTGACGAACCGGCAATGGGTGCCGCTCGGCACCAAGGACTTTGCCTCGGTCATCGCGGCGCTGCCCGACGATGTCGACGCGATCTATCTCGGCCTTGGCGGCGCGGACGCCGTCAACTTCCTGAATCAGTATCAGCAGGCCGGCGGCAAGGCGCACCTGATGGGCGGCTCGATCATGATCGACCAGACCATCCTGTCATCCAAGGGTAACGCCAAGAACGCGCTGATCGGCACGATCGCGGCGAGCGGCCAGGCCGACACCTGGGAGGATCCGGGTTGGCAGAAGTTCGTGAAGGCCTATCAGGACGCCTTCCCGCCGAACAAGCGCTTCCCGAGCCCGTCGCTGCTCGCGACCAACTATTACGGCTCGACGATGGCGCTGATCCTCGGCTTGCGCGCGGTCAACGGCGACCTCAGCAACAACCAGTCGAAGTTCAAGGACGCGCTGGCAAAACTCGAGATCGACGCGCCGAACGGCAAGATCAAGCTCGACTCCAACCGCCAGGCGATCGGCACCAACTTCGTCACCGAAGTCGTCGACGACGGCAAGGGGGCTCTGTTCAGCAAGGTCGTCAAGGTCAT from Bradyrhizobium arachidis carries:
- a CDS encoding FadR/GntR family transcriptional regulator, which produces MASRIVVIPTRRAHSNHAEVARSIGIDIIAGRYAEGTRLPGDTELTAMFGVSRPVLRESVKTLVAKGLLSTKARVGTVVRERVAWNMFDADVLAWHLDAGIDKRFLDDLAEIRLAVEPRAAALAAMQRSEEDIAELRRSMDRMRKEASDSADFADADLALHVGVARASGNLFMRSIGHVIEAALRASFLLSAPVEPEDRETVLLWHQKIVDAIAAGDTEAAFQAMVFVIHNGMSRHEGTMIEAAMAADSGDPS
- a CDS encoding Gfo/Idh/MocA family protein; translated protein: MTELRIAIVGFGKIARDQHVAAIAATPGATLAAIASRNASLPDLPHFATIEELLSKGPPIDAVSLCTPPQVRRAQAASALAAGKHVMLEKPPGVSVSELDPLIAQAERSKRTLFATWHSRYAPAVEPAREWLAARRISSVHISWKEDVRVWHPGQTWIWQPGGLGVFDPGINALSILTRIMPRPVFVTAATLSFPSNCEAPIAADLTLADATGLPITAEFDFRQTGPQSWDVIVETDGGRMTLSGGGRRMAVDGKVLSEAPDAEYRELYHRFVELAATGAADVDLSPFRLVADAFMLGKRTIVEPFVD
- a CDS encoding fumarylacetoacetate hydrolase family protein codes for the protein MKSEAALTAKELLPEDGTKGTLAGRVWLPQANGPAVVAVRGDGVFDVTARFPTISALCEEDNPAKALGETKGERIGDLEAIAANTPPDHRDRQKPWLLAPVDLQTLKAAGVTFAVSMLERVIEEKAKGNPASAEAIRKEVTRLIGDDLSKLKPGSDQAMRLKQVLIEQNAWSQYLEVGIGPDAEVFTKAPTMSSVGTGMDAGLHPKSTWNNPEPELVLFVSSRGKIVGGALGNDVNLRDFEGRSALLLSKAKDNNASCAIGPLLRLFDDTFTLDDARKLDISLNVKGQDGFVLNGNSSISKISRDPTDLVAQTIGTVHQYPDGFVLFLGTMFAPVEDRDAPGQGFTHKRDDIVTISAPQLGKLINRMRTSDECEPWSFGIGALMKSLAQRKVI
- a CDS encoding ABC transporter substrate-binding protein, yielding MLKGSVGLIALSSLFLAGSAIAQEKIKVGVTATLEGTYTVLGEDGIRGHQTALNVLGKKIGDKELEFVIASTDATPDSAVRAVRKLIEQDKVQILLSPLSGDEGIAVKNFAKTHPELTFINAASGAQETTYVDPAPNFFRYNMDGAQWQVGLGKYAYDEKKYRKIATVGEDYSFIYTQVFGLVLEFCGAGGQVTNRQWVPLGTKDFASVIAALPDDVDAIYLGLGGADAVNFLNQYQQAGGKAHLMGGSIMIDQTILSSKGNAKNALIGTIAASGQADTWEDPGWQKFVKAYQDAFPPNKRFPSPSLLATNYYGSTMALILGLRAVNGDLSNNQSKFKDALAKLEIDAPNGKIKLDSNRQAIGTNFVTEVVDDGKGALFSKVVKVIPNVNQTLGYDPAVFAKIGLPSRTVPECKKY